One genomic window of Diospyros lotus cultivar Yz01 chromosome 8, ASM1463336v1, whole genome shotgun sequence includes the following:
- the LOC127808591 gene encoding cyclin-D3-1-like, translating into MDQTNADTEDNVMEGFESRQEIDALLKEAEEDMLINSSTDDISNSEEDDDYVQMLIEREINNGFPWHICEFACLALDNWLKYARWNAISWILRREQHYVIQLLSLACLSLATKMKEEKTLTLRDFPMEEYQFDNKVIQRMELLIPLHQTKQSLELRNLFLATMKDVNLMGNRPSIIAVAATLVAMDPKLTKSSLDLKIKAFSPIGFLEINDVFPCYTRIQELDMPAIGNGSINKHF; encoded by the exons ATGGATCAAACAAATGCAGATACAGAAGATAATGTAATGGAGGGCTTTGAATCTCGCCAAGAAATTGACGCCCTATTGAAAGAGGCAGAAGAAGACATGCTCATTAACTCAAGCACGGATGATATTTCAAAtagtgaagaagatgatgattaTGTTCAAATGTTGATTGAAAGAGAGATCAACAATGGATTCCCATGGCACATATGTGAATTTGCATGCCTTGCACTTGATAATTGGCTCAAATATGCTCGTTGGAATGCCATTTCTTGGATTCTCAGA AGGGAACAACATTATGTGATTCAGTTACTATCATTGGCATGTCTATCATTGGCGACAAagatgaaggaagaaaaaacaCTAACTTTGAGAGACTTTCCCATGGAAGAATATCAATTTGACAACAAAGTGATTCAAAGAATGGAGCTTTTG ATCCCTCTACACCAAACAAAACAATCTCTAGAATTGCGCAACTTATTTTTGGCTACCATGAAAG ATGTGAATCTGATGGGCAATCGACCATCAATCATAGCCGTGGCAGCCACTTTAGTAGCCATGGatccaaaattaacaaaatcatctTTGGATCTTAAGATTAAAGCCTTCTCTCCCATTGGGTTCCTTGAAATA aATGATGTATTTCCTTGCTATACTCGGATTCAAGAACTGGACATGCCTGCTATAGGAAATGGGAGCATCAATAAACATTTTTAG